ttgagttcagttcaattgctcagtcgtgtctgactctttgtgacaccatggactgcagcatgcattTATAGTAGACAAAGCAGAAAATACAGTGGAATGGGATTATCAGACTAGATAAAACTGAGGAACACCTGGTTTAGTTTTTCAGCAAACTAGATAGTTGGGTAAATGAATCTTACTTCTTCAAAGATAGTTTTAACTCCATTAAATTCCATCAGATAATTGTtcaaaaattccatttttctctctctactatatatatatatatatatatatatatatatatatatatatggttcagacttccctggtagctcagctggtaaagaatccacctgcaaggcaggagacacctggttgattcctgggtcaggaagatcccctggagaagggataggctacccactccagtattcttgggcttccctgatggctcagtcagtaaagaatctgactgcaatgtgggttcagtccctgggttgggaaggtcccctggaggagaacatggcaacccaccccaatatttgtgcctggagaatccccatgaacagagaagcctggtgggctacagtccatgtggtcacagagtcagatatatCTAagcacattttcttctttttttgtagcAAAGTCAATTGTGGTTTATTTATTCCTTAATGTACATTCCTTAATGTCTATTCCTTTATACTTAATGCCAAACCCAGTTAAAATAGCATGAGtttgtaaaaatgtatattttcctcAATACTTACAATGTCACTTCACAAACATCACACAATGACTTGCTTTTCAGACTATAAGACTTACCATGTAGACTATAAGACTGGACTTTACACTATGTTCTGTTTAGATCTATATAGTCTCTTCACTTAAGTAAAATAATACTGGTtcacaaatacacaaaaaatcTCTAGGTATTTGATTAAAAGAAATCTAAAGTTGTAGGATACGAGGCTAGGTATATAGTTCTGAAAGGAGTTTGCAGTATGTGACTGTTCCTGTTTTCCTGtaacttcctttttgtttttgtttagtcgctgagtcatgccCAGCTGTTTTGcatccccatgggctgtagcccaccaggttcctctctccatgggattgtccaggcaaaaacactggagtgggtagccatttccttctccaggggatcttcctggcccaaggatggaacaggtgtctcctgcattagcaggtggattctttaactgTCTTACCTTTTAACATATTATTACCTTTTATACTTTGAGGCCAAGTATTTTGAGAGCTAAGTCTCCCTCAGGTTTAGCCTTCAATGCAGGCAGGATCACTTTCCCTCGAGATTTTTCAGTGTGTTTTGACTCtgtaaaagttttgttttgttttctttttttttttttaaacaaaggggatattagtgaaaagtgaaatcaaggaaaacacattgagaggaaaataaagaaggaaccactGAAGGCAAGCTGTTGTTGAAGGCTTGGCTTTTACACATTCtgactgattgattgattttCCCATTAGCAGGAGAGAATCAGCAACAGAGGGAGTGATGCAAAGACTGGcctcaaagatgctgctgctgctgctgctaagtcatgtcggactctgtgggaccccatggacggcagcccaccaggctcctccacccacgggattttccaggcaagagtactggagtggggtggcattgccttctccagggtcaaAGATGAATGACCTTCAAATCATTAGCCTCCCTTCCAAGAACCTTTTATTGCACCAAACTCTTCTTATGGAATTTTTCATCTCCATGTTTCTGAGTGTGTAGATAAACAGGTTGAGTATGGTGACAATAATTGTGTAGAAGAGCGTAAACACCTTATCTTCTGGTAATGTTGCAGCAGGTCTAATGTAAAGAAAGATGACAGGTGCAAAAAAGAGGATTACGACTGTGATGTGGGAGCTACAGGTGGAAAGTGCTTTTGGCGGCTTTCTGCAGAATATGTGCGCACGTTATACAGAATCAAAATGTAGGAGGCCGTCAGAGCCACAGAGAGCACCAGTCCCATCAAGCCAGAATTGGCAATGACAAAAAAGCCAAATTGTGTGTATCAGTGCAGGCTAGTTTCAACAAAGGATATACATCACAGTAATAGTGATCTATTTCATTGGGGCCACAGAAAGGTAAAACAATCACAAGGAGAAAGAGACCAAGAGAATGAAGAAGTCCCCCTGCACCCGATGCCATGAGAATTGAGTGACGTCTTTGCCTGTTCATGGTGATGGCGTAGTGGAGaggtttgcagatggccacatagcggtcacaGGCCATCCCTGTGAGGATGAAGACCTCAATCCCCCAAAGAAGTGTGTGCTGAAAAGCTGTGTCATGCAGTTTTTGTAGGAATGGCATTTTTCTCCATCAGTAAGTCAGTCATGAGTTTGGGTGTCACAGTGGAGGTGTAGAAGATATCTGAGAGTGCAAGGCAGTtaaggaagaaatacatgggcTGGGTGATTAGCTGACTGCAAGTAATAGAAATCACGATGATCAAATTCCCCAAACAAATAGCCAGGtaacagaataagaaaaataaaaagcagaggatCTGgactttcttgtctgtagaaagTCCCAAGAGAATAAATTCAGTAACATTATTTCTATCTTCCATGATCTGATGTTCAAGAAAGTTACCTGAAATGAAAAGCAATGAAACTGATCACtgatgagaaaatggaaacctgATTTCTACTTAAAATGGCACCAATGCCTTTTAAAGACAAGTTATTTTGAGATCCActgaaatcattttcatttaataCATACAACTCTTTTTGAATATTCTTCTAAGAGCTAAGAATACAGTGATAAATTAGACAAAGTTCTAGTTTTTAcataatttgaattattttgtgAGGAAGAAAGGAATTATATTtatcaagaatgaaaaaaaagagttaatCTTAATAGTGTTAAGTAGGgtgacatcagatcagatcaggtcagatcagttgctcagtcgtgtccgactctttgcgaccccaagaatcgcagcacgccaggcctccctgtccatcaccaactcccggagttcactcagactcacgtgcatcgagtcagtgatgccatccagccatctcatcctctgtcgtccccttctcctcttgccttcaatccctcccagcatcagagtcttttccaatgagtcaactctgcgcatgaggtggccaaagtactggagtttcagctttagcatcattccttccaaagaaatcccagggctgatctccttcagaatggactggttgggtctccttgcagtccaagggactctcaagagtcttctccagcaccacagttgaaaagcatcaattcttcggagctcagtcttcttcacagtccaactctcacatccatacatgaccacaggaaaaaccatagccttgactagacgaacctttgttggcaaagtaatgtctctgcttttgaatatgctatctaggttggtcataactttccttccaaggagtaagcgtcttttaatttcatggctacagtcaccatctgtagtgattttggagcccagaaaaataaatctgacactgtttccactgtttccccatctatttcccatgaagtggtgggaccagatgccatgatcttagttttctgaatggtgagctttaagccaactttttcactctctactttcactttcatcatgaggctttttagttcctcttcactttctgccataaggatagtgtcatctgcatatctgaggttattgatatttctcccggcaatcttgattccagcttgtgtttcttccagtccagcgtttctcatgatgtactctgcatagaagttaaataagcagggtgacaatatacagccttgacgaactccttttcctatttggaaccagtatgttgttccatgtccagttctaactgttgcttcctgacctgcatacaaatttctcaagaggcagatcaggtggtctggtattcccatctctttcagaattttccacagtttattgtgatccacacatgtGCCAATTTAGGATGTAAAATAGAGGTAACTACAAAATTTGTTTGATTAAGTGGTTTCTAATGAAATCACAAAATTGGCGTGGGGTGTGTGGGTGGATTTTGCAGTGCTTGGTGCAGAGtcaatgttaaataaatatcaattaagtaaaaaaaatggaaagtgaaCAATGTGGTATAATTTTGAAGGAATAATACATCGTCCTTTAGTCAGGTAATTCACAATAAAACTGAAGAACAAATCATTTTTATGAGTGGACTTatataatccattttgacttttaaGAGGAAATAATTCCTTCATGTGAAATACTACATGAAACTTTCATACTTCTTAAACTTTATTTGTAGCATCTCTAGGTTAATATATCTACAGctctgctttttatatttgtCTACATTTCTCTTGCAAGATTATCTCccctttcaaaataaattaacattCAGAAGTTATTTGAGTTACGTCTTATCAGACTGTAATTATAGTTGCCTAGTTTGGAAATAATATACTAAAAAGTGGGCTCCTTTAATTCCAAAATAGTTCCCCCAAACACAATACAATAAACAAGATGTAGCACTTCTTCCCTTAATTTCTTAGAGAATTCACCCACACAATATGCATGACTATATAAAAGAATCTCTTCAGTTCTCTAAAATAGAAGCAGTTATACCTGTATTCAGGTAATCATCTGGTAAATACACTATATAAGTAGGCAAGATACCTAGTTTATTCCTCCCATTCTGTTGCATAATTGTTCATTCCCTAGGATCCCAGGCTCccattcataaaataaaagcGATTAGATAATCTCTGAAGATGTCCCCAGATTGCAATAATGTGTGACTTCTGATTCTCCATTAATTTGGGGAGGACATCTGTTTACCTCTGTCCTGCCTTCCCTTCTCTGCTTGATATATTGAGACTATAGAAAGTAACAAATACAGAGGCAATTTCATTACaattcctgtgcctcagtttacttcTCTGTAAAATCAAGGTAAAGACAATATCTCTTTATATGGTGATTTTTTGAATAATTAGTTTCTAAATATGAAATTTCTTAAAACAATACCTGTAAAgtactatatatttaataattattggCTATCCTCAACAATTactaagagcttccctggtggctccaatggtaaaaATCTGATTGCCatgaaggagaccagggttcaacccctgggttgggaagatctcctggagaagggaatggctacacatttcagtaaatatttttgcctggtgaattccatggacagaggagcctggtaggctacagtccatggggtcacaaagagtcagatacaactgagcaaataacacacacatgATTACTAACTATAACATCAAGGCCCCAGAGAAAATGTAAGTACACCATCTCAGGAATTGTATCTTGTACTATCCTTCCATGAACAAGATaggaaatattattaataataatatcagAAACTTCAGAGATAGTGTCGTGTTCAGCACACAGCTCTGATACTCAAATGCAAGAGTCTTCACCTCCTTaaatactttttccttcttccttaaaataagcatgcagtggagaaggcaatggtaccccactccagtactctcgcctggaaaatcccatggatggaggagcctggtagactgcagtccatgaggtcgctaagagttgggcacgactgaacgacttcactttgacttttcactttcatgcactgaataaggaaatggcaacctactccagtattcttgcctggagaatcccagggacgggggagcctggtgggctgccatctatggggtcgcacagagtcggacatgactgaagcgacttaccagcagcagcagcagcctaatttACAGGATTACTGTGGAATGTAAATAAGGTTACATATACAGAACTTGATGCTCAAAAACATGTAagtttcccctccttcctcttgGAACCCCCATAGTGTTATAAATTTAGGAGGTCCTCACACTGTTCCAGTGGTAGTAGATTCTAATAATTAAGGTTATGAGTTCTGGACCTACATAGAATGAGATACTGGCTCCAAAATTCACTTGGAGCATAATCACAGATAAAATATataacctcagcttcttcatctataaaatgaataatactgTAATTAACTCTGAGATCTGCTGTAAAGATATGATGAGTTCACTTATATAACAGCTTAGGACAGAAACTGGTATATATTAAGATAAAACATTTAGTAAATATTCATTGTCATTGACATTATATTTGTCATATCAATGGGTATATTGTATTATTCTTACTATACATTTTGAATAGcttatttaaaatgtgtaatattGTAACATGGGATAAAATATGGATAAGACATAGCACAGTTCCCCTGCCGTAAACAATCTGCTCTTTCTTACCTGAAGGCTGGGGTTTCTCACTTTGGGGAAACATCCTATCATTAAGCAAAATCTTTCTCTTTGGTCTGGGTTGAGCTGACTTCCccacatttctgaaaataaatgtaCTGCTTATTTcagccagtttttttttctttctttcttttgaattaaTTAACCTTATCCAAACTAGACAGATGTTTATGTTCTCCTAATTTTTCTTCATCTCAACTAAACTTAGGAAAAAGAAACCTACCACTTAAATATCATCCATTCAAATAGCTTGTTTGAAAATTTCATCATACATTTTTTCTTCTGCATAATCTTAGAAGCATACTGgtgctttgattttatttttttttaatatatcttcaGTTCCTTCACTGCAATACTGTCCACTTATCTGCTGGGGCAGTGCATTCTTCTTCATATTAAACTTTTTTCCATAATGGAATCCAAAGGACTAATAATATGATTAAATTTGTGAAATATGAAAAGACAAGTAGATCTAGTAATATTTTGATAGCTGTGAGACATGGCACTGATAATTTTAAGAGCTCATGTGCAAATCACAATTCATGATAGTTGAAGCCAGGTTTTCCAAAACagtaaaaatagcattttaaagttTCTGGAATTTTTCAAAGGTTAGTTAGAAGGCTTAGATTATAAATACAATCAGAAtgatttaaatattcattttaaggaaaGTCACTATTATAATTAGGAACTGGATTTAACTTACCAGCTGCTTAACTCATCAGACAGATTTCTTATGAGGCTTCACACCTAAGATAAagtcagaattttaaaagttatcattTCCATGCAGTAATCCGTCTCTAATTGCGTAAAATTTTACAAGAGAACTCGTGAGTTCCACTGTTACAGATATACTTGGTAAATTGAACtaattttgagattattttttagCATGCAgtttttccatttctaaaaaataaatgtgactgTGATATTTTACCTTTGTCTCTATAAAaaagttacatatatacatagatttgtgtacatatatacccctaaaggagatcagccctgggatttctttggaaggaatgatgctaaagctgaaactccagtactttggccacctcatgtgaagagttgactcattggaaaagactctgatgctctgggagggattgggggcaggaggagaaggggacgacagaggatgagatggctggatggcatcactaactcgatggacatgaatctgagtgaactctgggagttggtgatggacagggaggcctggcgtgctgcgattcatggggttgcaaagagtcggacacgactgagtgagtgatctgatctgatctgatacatgatATATTCTTCTTGATGTTAAATTGGCATTTaaggagaattctgacaaaatgtgtaaTATAGAAAAGGTCTCAGTCTCTGAAGATATAGAAATTTCCCATCAGTATACTTCACCAATGATGTAAATTGTAGCTTCAATTTCtacctaataaataaatatgccaAAGTTCTTAATTGCATTTCCCTATTTCATCAACATCCAAACCACTGAGATCAGACCTGGGACATGGAGACTATGAGGAAATGAGTATATAGTGACTATGGACATGGAGTATATAATACTTATTTGTCAGGACAGGGCAGAATCAGTTAGCTGAGGCAGACTGAAGTGAGCTGCCATGGGAAATATTGAGAACCCTACAGCTAGAATTAAAAGTTCAGAGAGTAGACCCAGGATTTAAGACTTAATTTTTCTtggggagaaaacaaaaaaaaaaagcttgttagGGCATTATAATTTCTGGCTGATGCCTGGAAAAGACTCCTATGCTTTACCCCTATGCTTTTTTTTTGGAAGCTCATATGCCCCCATGGACTCTCTTGCAGATGTGCAGACAATTTCCCAATTTATCTTTGTAAGGCAAACTCCTTTCTAAAAAGATATACTTTTTCTGATTGAATTTTCCATATGTAtattacagaaaatatatttttaaaagaactataacaaaaataaaatggtctcataaatttattcatataaaaatatttactatctcttAATTCTAAAAGATCTGACTTGGACAAAACATACTATGGAGAAtgcatttgttgtttagtcgctaagttatgtcccactcttttgcaaatccacagaatgtagcctgccagactcctctgtccatggaattttccagcaagaatattgaagtgggtttcagtttccttctccaggggaacttcttgaccccgggatcaaactcacatctcctgcattggcaggtgggttctttaccacagagccaccagggaagccctagagaatGTATTTAGTGGTGAACAAAACAGCCTTTTTCCTCAGTGAGGCTGGAGACTAAGGAAAGAGACAGACAATGAAATAAACAAGAATCTATAGAAGTTTTAGTCAAGTGTAAATCTTGGACATTTTTATGTTATACAGATATTTattccttcggagaaggcaatagcaccccattccagtactcttgcctggaaaatcccatggatggaggagcatggtgggctgcagtccatggagttgcctcttaaattttactttatgtaaTTTCATAAGACGATTGTATTTTCTCATCCATTTTTTACCTGAAAATGTAGtaataatatttgttgaaaagtTGAAATCATACGACtgaattcatcttttaaaaaatttgctgctgctgctaagtcgcttcagtcgtgtccgactctgtgcgaccccatagacggcagcccaccaggctcccccacccctgggattctccaggcaagaataatggagtgggttgccacttccttctccaatgcatgaaagtgaaaagtgaaagtgaagtcgctcagtcgtgtccgactcttagcgaccccatggactgcagcctaccaggctcctccatccatgggattttccaggccagagtactggagtgggtgccattgccttctccgttaaaaaatttacttaatcttttttttGTCTGAAAGCTTCTAAGATCTTTTCATGTAccattgaatttttttaaacagtcaaTGGGTATCTGTGAATGGATCTATTTCTATAGTTTCTTTAAAGTTTACCATTTGTCAaaggatacattttaaaagaaaatataattgaatTTTTATGCAAATGATGGACATGTCAAAGATTCTATTGAATTTATTACTAATATTTAGTGTACAAACCAGTAAGATGTTACCACCAGTTCAGGCAACAGTTCACCACATCTTTATCATCAGTATGGAGTGCTAAAATGAATTTATAAGTTGATGCAAAACTAGCCAAGTATCCAAAGGGCTGTCATTACTTGCACTTCACCTGACACAGTTTGAATTTCTATGGCCAGACATTGTTGACATTGATATTATTTTGTGTGAGTCAACTTCTCTATTTTGAGTTGTAAAACATCTTAGCCAAAAATAATGAAAGGTAGATAATAGCCTGAATGCAAGAACTAGTAAGGTCACTCACTAAATTACAAAGAATCTCACTGTTTTTTCTTGATATTATATGTGCTATTAATGATCCAACTGAAGAGAGAAATATGGCTGATGCTCTTGAAAAGCTGAGAAGGGAGGAGATCACAGTGCAAAAGTGAAGGAGTTAAATCATAATTCCCTGGTTAATGACTGATATTGACAATGAAGTGTTTGCTTGCTTATCTTATTAaactatagtttatttacaatgttgtattggtttcggGTATATAGTCATGTGAttcaattcatatatatgtgtgttcatatgtatgtatattttccatctcagattacttttcattataggttgttacaagatattgagtatcgtttcctgtgctgtacaatagatcattgttgtttatctattttatatttggtaGCCTGTATCtgttagtcccaaactcccaatttatccctcccctccccttttccttttggtaatcataagtttgttttctgtgtctgtgagtctttttctgttttgtaaataagtccatctgtgtaatttttttttcttttagaatccACATAAAGTGATTgcagatatttgtttttctctgtctgacttattttacttagtaagATAATTTCttggtccattcatgttgctgcagacTCCAAGTATTTTAATAATCCACATTCAcaaattttatttcaagaataaaaataaaacagaaacatttgtgttaatttttgaagttttatttttcaataatacaAGTTTGGTTGGTTGGAGGATAGGGCTTCTGAAGCAGAGGGAAATTTTGAGGGCGGGCTGGTCTTCTTATTAAAGACCCTGCTTATATCACACCAGAAGGTGATCTTTCAGTTTCCTGCTCTGTTATGTTCTCTGACATGTATACTGTGCATGCCCTATCTAGGAGTTTTCAGAGAGCTGTCAAGAACTaggtttaaaacaacaacaagcaaatATGTTAGGATCTTTCTATAAGAATTTCTAGCACAtaatatttttagatttatttgtTGGGTATTTTAAACTGAGTAATAGAactatggtatttttcttttttatattatgaaCCCATTTTAAGAATCCTCAACATTGACAACTCATTTTTATCTAACATGGCTCTCTCTAcaacttgaaaataaattctCATGCAAGTACATCATATCCACGaagtttttaaaagacttttgagaTTCTACCCATTCTTAATCACTTATCTAGTGGCTTGATCTTGCTCCTAGTAATTTCTGACATTGGGCAAAGGTGCTCCAGGATGGCTTTCAATTCCTACTGAAAAAACTGCCATTAACTTGAACAGTGCCAAAGATGTGACCATTGACTTTAAGTGATATTCTCCACTTGCCCactctaagaaaaaaataatttcaccagTAATAGGTGCCCATTGCACACTGTGTtgtccttagtcactcagtcatgtcctactctttgtgaccccctggactgtagcctgctgggtacctctctccatggggattctccaggcaagaatactggaacagattGTCATGcgctcctccaagggatcttcccaacccagggattgaacccagatcccccacattgcagatggattctttactgtctgagccaccagggaagcctagtaatAGGAGCATGACATTAATATGAGCCCCATTCTCACACCCTCACTGCTCCAAAAGAAAGTTATTATCAGAATGGTTACATTTCTGAGCATAATAGGAGACTGGGCAATAAAATAGCTCATATgtgttgagcacttactgtgtgaccAAGCAGTGTTTCAGTCCTGCACATATCCTCACTAGACTGTGTGCTGGGCTATTATTATCACTTGATGGAtggtttattgagcatctgtccTAGTCCTCATAGTTAGTAAGCAATTCTGGGTCCAGAACACATGCCCATAACAAATATATACTATCAGGTGCTAGAATTAGCCAGAGTTGCCGTTCACATTTACATGGACAGAGTTGGGAGAGACAATTCCtttgaacaaaagaaaagagattgATGTGGGACTTAGGTAAGAGTACTGGTGTTGTACATATGAGAAGCTCCAGATTACCACTGGCTACAAAATTATCAGAGTAGAAagctatatttttaagaaatatagttGCAGGCCCAAAATTTGGTCTTTTAGAATATTCTTTAAATGATGCAAGTAAAATGTTGGAATTATCTTCTAAATCATTGCTACCCAGAATTGGCTTTATTGAATAGAGTCACATACAAGAATGGGCTCTATGGGTTCTCAGTGTTGATTTGTATTACATGATACCTTTCATAGTCTACTGCTAAATATCTAAATTGATTACACAGCCAAAAGATCAAAGGGGAAGAGGagatataaataagaaaacaagaaaactagAAAAGAGCACACAGCAGAGAGTCTGGATAAATCCAGGGAGTTGTAAGCTTTTGTTCATACTTAAATCTATATATtgctaaaacaaaatgaaacaaaaaagcaTATAAGGcaattattatacattttaaagtctTCAGTGTAGAAAATTCATATATTCGACAAGTTCAGTGGTGAAAATCAGAGGTATCTTTTAGTTCATTTCCTTTCTTACTGCAATATGGCACCAGAGTTTCTTTATGGCATTCTTCATCTCCACGTTTCTCAGCGTGTAGATTAGAGGATTGAGCATGGGAGCAATGATAGTATAAAAAAGAGCAAACACTTTGTCTTCTGGTAAAGTAGTTGCTGGTCGAATGTAAATGAAGAATAAAGGAGCAAAAAAGAGGACCACCACAGTGATGTGGGAACTGCAGGTGGAGAGAGCTTTGTGGCGATTCTCTACAGAGTGGGACCTGACAGTGTACAAGATCACAGCATAGGATATCAACAAGACCACAAAAGTCACCAGGCCCATGAGGCCCGAATTGGCGATGACGAGGAGACCGATTCTGGTGGTATCCGTGCAGGCCAGCTTCAGCAAAGGATACACATCACAGAAGTAATGATCTATTTCGTTGGGGCCACAGTAGGGTAAAAAGATGGCCAGGAGGAACTGACCAAAGGAATGAAGGAACGCCCCAGCGCAGGAAGCAGCGATCATGGCCCCACACTTCTGTCTGGTCATGATCAGAGTGTAGTGCAaaggcttgcagatggccacatagcggtcataggccattcCTGTGAGGATGAAGACCTCGATGCCCCCAAACAAGTGCATGGTGAAGAGCTGTGTCATGCAGCCGTTGTAAGATATGGTCTTCTTTGCTGCCAGCAAGTCAGTGATCAACTTGGGGGTCACAGTGGAGGTGTAACAAAGGTCTGCGAGGGAGAGGTAACTCAGAAAGAAATACATGGGCTGTTTCATAAGTTGACTGGAGGCGATGGAAATCGTGACAAGTAGGTTTCCAATCAGAATTGCAATGTAACAAAGTAAGAATAGGAAAAAACAGAgaatttcaatttcctttttctgagAAAGTCCTAGGAGAATAAATTCTGTGATGTTATTCCTATTTTCCATGACTCAGAGCAGTTTGTAGCCACCTGAAATTAGTTATCAAtctttataaatatgtaaatatgat
This portion of the Bos taurus isolate L1 Dominette 01449 registration number 42190680 breed Hereford chromosome 15, ARS-UCD2.0, whole genome shotgun sequence genome encodes:
- the OR4P7 gene encoding olfactory receptor family 4 subfamily P member 7, which gives rise to MENRNNITEFILLGLSQKKEIEILCFFLFLLCYIAILIGNLLVTISIASSQLMKQPMYFFLSYLSLADLCYTSTVTPKLITDLLAAKKTISYNGCMTQLFTMHLFGGIEVFILTGMAYDRYVAICKPLHYTLIMTRQKCGAMIAASCAGAFLHSFGQFLLAIFLPYCGPNEIDHYFCDVYPLLKLACTDTTRIGLLVIANSGLMGLVTFVVLLISYAVILYTVRSHSVENRHKALSTCSSHITVVVLFFAPLFFIYIRPATTLPEDKVFALFYTIIAPMLNPLIYTLRNVEMKNAIKKLWCHIAVRKEMN